One window from the genome of Paucidesulfovibrio gracilis DSM 16080 encodes:
- a CDS encoding outer membrane protein produces MKKILVLTMMLILAMSSMAVASGPNYVGVRGGGMLMDYSDIHVSDTELYHDEDDVVFGAGLVLGRSLEDDLGVPLRAELEYMYRSDFEYGWSETGGGDNVDVDVESNVQTLFANMYYDIDTDTDFTPFVGFGLGLARVETEWSGNGTIGGAAFNEGEEDTEYNFAWNLGLGCAYDFNKNWTMEAGYRYVDFGQGKVKVLNGSHIRGDGTSNEFLLGVRYNF; encoded by the coding sequence ATGAAGAAGATTCTTGTTCTAACGATGATGCTGATTTTGGCCATGTCCTCCATGGCCGTAGCCTCCGGTCCGAATTACGTTGGTGTGCGCGGTGGGGGGATGCTCATGGATTACAGTGATATCCATGTCAGCGATACGGAACTCTACCACGATGAGGACGACGTCGTGTTTGGAGCCGGGCTGGTGCTGGGCCGGAGCCTGGAAGACGACCTTGGCGTGCCGTTGCGCGCGGAACTGGAGTACATGTACCGTAGCGATTTCGAGTACGGCTGGAGCGAAACCGGCGGTGGCGACAACGTGGACGTGGATGTTGAAAGCAACGTGCAGACCTTGTTTGCCAATATGTACTACGACATCGACACGGACACGGACTTTACCCCGTTTGTGGGCTTCGGACTCGGCTTGGCCCGGGTGGAAACGGAATGGTCCGGCAACGGCACCATCGGCGGTGCGGCCTTTAACGAGGGCGAAGAGGACACCGAGTACAACTTCGCCTGGAACCTCGGCCTGGGCTGCGCCTACGACTTCAACAAGAACTGGACCATGGAAGCGGGTTACCGCTATGTGGACTTCGGTCAGGGCAAGGTCAAGGTGCTGAACGGCTCCCACATTCGCGGCGACGGCACCTCCAACGAATTCCTGCTGGGCGTGCGCTATAATTTTTAG